From the genome of uncultured Bacteroides sp.:
GCCAAATCAGCTTTTACTACCAATTCATTGTACCATTGCGAATAATTCTCGCTGCGTTTGGTAAGTCCTTTTAGTTCCTTTGCCATTATAATATATTTTTAAATTTTATTTTTCTCTATTTTGAGACGCAAAAGTAATCATTTTAGATGAAGAAGTTAAATTTTCGTCTAATAAAATTGCTGTGAGAAAGCGGCACTTCCGGTGAGGAAAAAATAATTAGCCGCGGGATGTTGCTGAAACTCCGATTATGTTTTTATATTCTCCTGTACAAAACAATTAATTCTTTTGTACAGAAGATTGCATTGTTTTGTACAAAAGAAAACATTCTTTTGTACAAGGATACAATAAAGTCCCGCCTGCTTTTTAAAAACATCCGGTGATTCTTTGCAAATAGCTCGCTTGGTTTTAATTTTTCTTGGAATGAGCTTACAGTTTCCCGGGGTATTCCTATAGTCGGTTTACGCTAAAATCAGATAAATTTCTCGAATTCTTCTGCAAATTTGGTTGGTTCGAATTCCAGAATCTCGTATTTTGCCACTTCGTAAGCGTAGAATGGATCTTCTTTAATTAATTCCTCTACCTCTTCTTTTCGAGAAGCTTTGCATAAAATAACGCCACCTATTCTGGGATTTCTTCTGCCGGAAGCTATAAATGTGCCATTTGCGTAGTTTCTGTCTAGATAAACTCTGTGAGCAGCTAAGTGACGATCAACTTCTTCGAGCGGCTTTTGGTAAGTTAATAGTAAGATAAACATAGAACCTCCTTTTTAAAATGTGTATTAAGAGAAAAAGCCTGCGGAGCGACCTGCAGGCTTTGTTAATCTATGAGCGAAAAACGGGGCTCGAACCCGCGACCCCAACCTTGGGAAGGTTGTGCTCTACCAACTGAGCTACTTTCGCGATTATAACTTTATTCAAAACAATAAAGACCTTAGCCTGATAAAGGAAAGGTCTAGATTAGTATTTTGGAGCGAAAGACGGGACTCGAACCCGCGACCCTAACCTTGGCAAGGTTATGCTCTACCAACTGAGCTACTTTCGCAAATATTTTAATGTCCGCTTTATGTGAAGAGAAGGAGACTCGAACTCCCACGACATAATTGTCACTACCCCCTCAAAGTAGCGCGTCTACCAATTCCGCCACCTCTCCAACATAATAAAATCTGATGCGTCTCGCAGTGCCCAGAACAAGACTCGAACTTGCACGTCATTGCTAACACTAGTACCTGAAACTAGCGCGTCTACCATTCCGCCACCTGGGCATTAATAACGACAATTAGCCGCCGACGCACTCAAATTTTAGAGCGAAAGACGGGACTCGAACCCGCGACCCTAACCTTGGCAAGGTTATGCTCTACCAACTGAGCTACTTTCGCGATTGCGGTTGCAAAAGTAGCTCTTTTTTCTAAAACTCCAAATATTTTGCTCACTTTTTTAACGGAAAAATATGCATTTGTATTTGGGTATTTAGCACATCCTGTCGCGATAATCTTCGTAACAGAAAGACTTATAAAGATTTAACTCGTTTTTTGAAGTCCAGAGAGCAATGTCTGGATGTTGAATTCCATTGAACATATTTGTTTTCACCATAGTGTAATGAATCATATCTTCAAAGATAATTTTCTCCCCAATCTTTAATTCGTGATCGAAGCTCCAGTCGCCCATGTAATCTCCGCTCAGGCAGCTATTACCGCCTAAACGATATACAAACTTGCCCGGAACGGCTTCTGATATTGCTCCGCGAACTGCCGGCTGATAAGGCATTTCAAGACAATCGGGCATGTGACAGGTGAAGCTGACATTAAGAATGGCAGTTTTAATGCCTTTGTTTTCTACAATATCTACAACAGAAGAGACCAATACGCCCGTCTGCCAGGTAAAAGCTGATCCCGGTTCAAGAATTACATGCAGATGCGGATAGCGAGCCTTAAAGTCTTTCAATAACTTAATCAAGTGCTCTGTGTCGTAATCTTTACGGGTCATAAGGTGTCCGCCACCAAAATTAATCCATTTAATCTGTGGAAACCACTTGCTGAAGCGGGCTTCAATGTGCACTAATGTTTTTTCTAAATCAAAAGAATCGGATT
Proteins encoded in this window:
- a CDS encoding YciI family protein, producing the protein MFILLLTYQKPLEEVDRHLAAHRVYLDRNYANGTFIASGRRNPRIGGVILCKASRKEEVEELIKEDPFYAYEVAKYEILEFEPTKFAEEFEKFI
- the nspC gene encoding carboxynorspermidine decarboxylase, with product MIDFNKVPSPCYVMEEDLLRKNLSTIKSVGEKAGVEIILAFKSFAMWKSFPIFREYINCSTASSLYEARLAFEEMGSKAHTYSPAYTEEDFPTIMKCSSHITFNSFSQFERFYPMVKQDGENISCGIRINPEYSEVETELYNPCAPGTRFGITSDLLPEALPEGIGGFHCHTHCESDSFDLEKTLVHIEARFSKWFPQIKWINFGGGHLMTRKDYDTEHLIKLLKDFKARYPHLHVILEPGSAFTWQTGVLVSSVVDIVENKGIKTAILNVSFTCHMPDCLEMPYQPAVRGAISEAVPGKFVYRLGGNSCLSGDYMGDWSFDHELKIGEKIIFEDMIHYTMVKTNMFNGIQHPDIALWTSKNELNLYKSFCYEDYRDRMC